A single genomic interval of Anopheles marshallii chromosome 2, idAnoMarsDA_429_01, whole genome shotgun sequence harbors:
- the LOC128709875 gene encoding probable cytochrome P450 28d1: MLLILFGTVVAFVALVYVFLAWEFGFWEKYGVKGPKPRLLFGNIPYLLTKKRHIVYNYDQIYNDYKNEPAVGYYSIRTPQLMVRDPELIKEVLSKSFYNFAANDFSDTVDEKSDPLLARNPFSLSGEKWKNRRAEITPGFTNNRIKAMAHLMDEVCERMTKYVKTQANSSAGVVTLDAKELMAKYTTDVVASCIFAIDAQSFERENPEIRQMGKRIMNFNFVVQLVLLVTTFCPSVKNFYKFTFIPKDTEEFFIRIMQDAIRYRRENKINRTDFLDHLLQLQERKQITDIDIAGHGVSFFADGFETSSIVLTYTLYDLAKHSAIQQELRDEIRKAKENGGGSMSYEQLVEMPLLEQILCETMRIHPLIAVMSKRCTVDTTLVGPKDRKIFVKKGTTVVLPYYSISFDPEHFSDPQKYEPSRFSAENGGSKLYRDRGVYFPFGDGPRMCLGMRFALTQVKRAIVEIVEHFAISVSSKTIEPFEMDADQFMLMPKGSIWLDFKPVA, from the exons ATGTTGCTCATTCTGTTCGGCACCGTTGTGGCATTCGTCGCGCTGGTGTATGTGTTCCTGGCGTGGGAGTTTGGATTTTGGGAAAAGTACGGCGTCAAGGGACCGAAACCGAGACTACTTTTCGGCAATATACCGTATCTGTTAACGAAGAAGCGACACATCGTGTACAATTATGATCAAATTTACAA TGACTACAAAAACGAACCAGCTGTTGGGTACTACAGCATTAGAACACCACAACTGATGGTGAGAGATCCGGAGCTAATCAAAGAGGTGTTGAGCAAGAGTTTCTATAATTTTGCCGCCAACGATTTCTCCGACACCGTCGATGAAAAGTCCGACCCACTGTTGGCTCGCAATCCGTTCAGTTTGAGCggcgaaaaatggaaaaatcgacGGGCAGAGATTACGCCTGGCTTTACCAACAATCGG ATTAAAGCCATGGCCCATTTGATGGACGAAGTTTGCGAACGTATGACTAAATACGTAAAAACCCAGGCCAATTCCAGTGCTGGAGTAGTAACCTTGGACGCCAAAGAG CTAATGGCGAAGTACACCACTGATGTAGTTGCCAGCTGCATCTTCGCCATTGACGCACAATCATTCGAGAGAGAAAATCCGGAAATTCGCCAAATGGGCAAGCGTATTATGAACTTTAACTTTGTCGTTCAGCTTGTGCTGCTTGTTACGACTTTCTGTCCATCGGTGAAGAATTTCTACAAGTTCACCTTCATCCCGAAAGACACGGAAGAATTCTTCATTCGCATCATGCAGGACGCGATCCGCTACCGCAGGGAGAACAAAATTAACCGAACCGACTTCCTAGACCATCTGTTGCAACTGCAGGAGCGTAAGCAGATCACGGATATTGATATAGCTGGCCATGGTGTGTCGTTCTTTGCTGATGGATTTGAAACTTCAAGCATTGTGCTCACGTACACTCTGTACGATCTCGCCAAACATTCGGCCATCCAACAGGAGCTACGTGATGAAATCCGGAAGGCAAAGGAGAACGGGGGCGGAAGCATGTCGTACGAACAGTTGGTGGAGATGCCCTTGTTGGAGCAAATACTGTGCGAAACAATGCGTATCCATCCGCTCATTGCCGTTATGTCCAAACGGTGCACCGTCGATACTACGCTGGTTGGTCCGAAGGATCGCAAAATATTCGTCAAAAAGGGTACCACGGTTGTGCTGCCGTACTATTCGATTAGTTTCGATCCGGAACATTTCTCTGATCCTCAGAAATACGAACCGAGCCGTTTTTCAGCTGAAAACGGGGGCAGTAAGCTATATCGCGATCGAGGCGTTTACTTCCCCTTCGGTGATGGGCCGCGCATGTGCTTGGGTATGCGATTTGCTCTCACACAGGTTAAAAGAGCTATAGTGGAGATCGTGGAACACTTTGCCATTTCTGTAAGtagcaaaacaatcgaacCGTTTGAAATGGATGCGGACCAGTTCATGTTGATGCCCAAAGGTAGTATTTGGTTGGATTTCAAACCTGTTGCATAA
- the LOC128709275 gene encoding malignant T-cell-amplified sequence 1 homolog, whose translation MFKKFDEKESVSGVQQLKSSVQKGIRAKLIEQFPTIENHIDLVLPKKDAFRIVKCHDHIELLINGAGEQVFFRHRDGPWMPTLKLFHRFPFFLPMEQVDKGAIRFVLSGANIMCPGLTSPGACMTKVDKGTVVAIMAEGKQHALAIGLTALSTDDIAKVNKGVGVENCHYLNDGLWQMKPIK comes from the exons ATGTTCAAAAA ATTCGACGAAAAGGAAAGTGTCTCGGGAGTTCAACAATTGAAGTCCTCGGTCCAGAAGGGTATTCGGGCGAAGCTTATAGAGCAGTTTCCCACCATCGAAAACCACATCGATCTAGTGTTGCCGAAGAAGGATGCTTTCCGGATAGTTAAATG TCACGATCATATTGAACTGTTAATCAATGGCGCAGGCGAGCAAGTTTTCTTCCGGCACAGAGATGGCCCATGGATGCCGACGCTGAAGCTGTTCCATCGGTTTCCATTCTTTCTACCCATGGAGCAGGTGGACAAGGGTGCTATCCGGTTTGTGCTGAGTGGGGCTAACATTATGTGTCCGGGTCTGACGTCACCAGGCGCCTGCATGACCAAGGTGGACAAGGGAACGGTAGTGGCAATAATGGCCGAAGGCAAGCAGCACGCATTAGCTATTGGGCTGACTGCACTGTCGACAGATGATAT TGCCAAAGTAAACAAGGGCGTCGGCGTGGAAAATTGCCACTATCTCAACGACGGGCTATGGCAGATGAAACCGATTAAATAA